From Cydia splendana chromosome 4, ilCydSple1.2, whole genome shotgun sequence, one genomic window encodes:
- the LOC134789515 gene encoding uncharacterized protein LOC134789515, protein MSVLPRGYECCRPCPRYGCVRGEYSIYHKRPRYGQPRPQPFTRECAGYCSGPTNAPMERPCRYDMPCKAHCFNHGACTRPSGRYARTVWYPGECCPACPPCQTFTCPSPPFHPCCFQTCNKF, encoded by the exons ATGTCTGTATTACCCCGAGGTTACGAATGCTGCCGGCCGTGTCCtag GTACGGCTGTGTACGCGGAGAGTACAGCATCTACCACAAGCGGCCACGCTACGGGCAGCCGCGGCCCCAGCCGTTTACAAGGGAGTGCGCCGGCTATTGCAGTGGACCCACTAACGCTCCAATGGAGAG GCCATGCCGCTACGACATGCCATGCAAGGCGCACTGCTTCAACCACGGCGCGTGCACGCGGCCCAGCGGGCGCTACGCGCGCACCGTGTGGTACCCCGGCGAGTGTTGCCCCGCCTGCCCGCCCTGCCAGACCTTCACGTGCCCCAGCCCACCCTTCCATCCGTGCTGCTTCCAGACCTGCAATAAGTTCTGA
- the LOC134789972 gene encoding uncharacterized protein LOC134789972 encodes MKILVALLIVGVFGALGRRADIDINRIKQLSNQPLNHENDRLILRSNDYDDHSSWYQHAPALPPHAAETSKTPVDVHQPREDPRLYYQSDAYLNEHVRGKVNEEVTFVYPGRHVVRAGEHAELSRIQSKDVDRVGTFAANDVNICVKCPHDLTLVAKASSGRVVLQSPTLRACSGRKAPRNARFLPMNGPKMGSLLEQGSHMIVGRIMYKNKNLQLCKMQVHVVTQGCVTPKHLVAHCWDRNKQCNFTCYNKHLELSGPTTQVCGDDMKWKGDLPVCKAKTWCELPPPPEHGRVSCQGATIGNGKGLAEGSRCRVKCMRGFRSLRVTPVCRRGAWTHALVCQPIRKRSTKP; translated from the exons ATGAAGATTTtggttgcattgttgattgttGGTGTATTTG GAGCTCTAGGACGCCGCGCGGACATAGACATCAACAG AATTAAACAGCTCTCAAATCAACCGCTCAATCACGAAAACGATAGGCTAATTTTGAGAAGCAATGATTATGACGATCATAGCAGCTGGTACCAGCACGCGCCGGCGTTACCCCCTCATGCCGCCGAAACCTCCAAGACTCCGGTCGATGTCCACCAGCCACGCGAAGACCCGCGTTTGTACTATCAGTCTGATGCGTATCTTAACGAGCATGTTAGGGGAAAAGTGAATGAAGAAGTCACTTTCGTGTATCCTGGCAGGCATGTTGTACGAGCTGGTGAACACGCAGAGCTTTCTCGAATACAATCTAAGGACGTGGACAGAGTGGGCACCTTTGCTGCGAATG ATGTTAACATATGTGTGAAATGCCCACATGACCTAACGTTGGTAGCAAAAGCATCATCTGGACGAGTCGTGCTGCAGAGCCCGACACTTCGAGCGTGCTCGGGACGAAAAGCGCCAAGAAATGCAAGATTTCTGCCCATGAACGGACCGAAAATGGGCTCTTTATTGGAACAAGGGTCTCACATGATCGTTGGGCGAATAATGTACAAAAACAAG AATCTCCAGTTATGTAAAATGCAAGTGCACGTCGTGACTCAGGGTTGTGTGACACCGAAACACTTGGTAGCCCATTGCTGGGACCGGAACAAGCAATGCAACTTTACTTGTTACAACAAACACCTCGAGCTAAGTGGACCGACGACTCAAGTATGCGGCGACGATATGAAGTGGAAAGGAGATCTTCCGGTTTGCAAAG CCAAAACATGGTGCGAGCTGCCACCGCCGCCCGAACACGGACGCGTCAGCTGCCAAGGCGCTACCATCGGCAACGGCAAGGGGCTCGCCGAAGGCTCGCGATGCCGTGTAAAGTGTATGCGCGGCTTTAGAAGCCTTCGCGTGACGCCAGTTTGCCGCCGAGGTGCTTGGACGCACGCTCTCGTCTGTCAGCCAATTCGCAAAAGGAGCACCAAGCCATAA
- the LOC134789973 gene encoding uncharacterized protein LOC134789973, with protein MGSNTSKVTNEAAVQVQKNDHEINSDPRSPTPEISRTPLQGKGGSKHNITKNVDLRKTFENGQGEDKLIHNNPILSAVIKNHLQSYDPRSPTQDFERTPIVLGMNTEELKDKNVLRAKAIDDSGSPSLNNSTSDYGFVPKSIPDIVPKNLCDGFLNLTFNDTIKDVEEPLGSSTASSDSIENATKDSIHKPKQLLETNFDFDDKIEESIEEYEEDSEESKSNSNNSEDEQKILNFAKFKILPQDPRSPTNGIERTPIVISKTEDKTDDNVEDMSDDTLIKVLQNTNAELIHGITKKSGKDTDGILVYEDEEETRETPKKPRSAGSGESRTPLSCMKNKGENAHGRSKSANTLYDNKCPITGKKVSHIPRLKSLSKSKFMPAASSTSLKNISKAGVIGDCENTPPHSHRDKWDKDTSIVL; from the exons ATGGGAAGCAACACCAGCAAAGTAACAAATGAAGCAGCTGTTCAGGTCCAAAAAAACGACCATGAAATCAATTCTGATCCAAGGTCTCCTACGCCCGAGATTTCGCGGACACCTTTACAG GGTAAAGGTGGATCAAAGCACAATATAACTAAAAATGTTGACTTACGGAAGACCTTTGAAAACGGCCAGGGCGAAGACAAGCTTATTCACAACAATCCTATTCTATCTGCTGTTATAAAAAATCACCTACAATCTTATGATCCTCGCTCACCCACTCAGGACTTTGAAAGAACACCTATAGTTTTAGGAATGAATACCGAAGAATTGAAAGACAAAAATGTGCTACGGGCTAAAGCTATAGATGATAGTGGCAGTCCTAGTTTGAACAATAGCACAAGTGATTATGGTTTTGTCCCAAAATCTATTCCTGACATTGTTCCTAAAAACCTGTGTGATGGGttcctaaatctgacttttaaTGACACTATTAAGGATGTAGAAGAACCATTAGGCTCATCCACAGCTTCAAGTGACAGTATTGAAAATGCTACTAAGGACTCCATTCACAAACCAAAACAATTATTAGAAACAAACTTTGACTTTGATGACAAAATTGAGGAAAGTATTGAAGAATATGAAGAAGACAGTGAAGAATCAAAGAGCAATAGTAATAATAGTGAAGATGAACAGAAAATACTTAATTTtgccaaatttaaaattttacctCAAGACCCAAGATCCCCCACTAATGGAATAGAAAGAACTCCTATTGTGATTTCTAAAACTGAAGATAAGACTGATGACAACGTTGAAGATATGTCTGATGACACACTTATTAAAGTTCTCCAGAATACCAATGCAGAGCTAATTCATGGTATTACAAAGAAATCTGGTAAGGATACGGATGGAATCCTCGTCTATGAAGATGAAGAGGAGACCCGTGAAACTCCTAAGAAACCTCGATCAGCAGGCTCAGGTGAATCGAGAACTCCTTTGTCTTGCATGAAAAACAAGGGGGAGAATGCTCATGGCCGCTCTAAATCTGCCAACACATTGTATGACAATAAATGCCCGATTACAGGCAAAAAAGTATCACATATCCCAAGACTGAAATCGTTATCAAAATCCAAATTCATGCCAGCAGCTAGCAGCActtctttaaaaaacatttcGAAAGCTGGAGTTATCGGAGACTGCGAAAACACTCCTCCACACTCCCATCGCGATAAATGGGATAAAGATACTAGTATTGTACTTTAA